The following are from one region of the Klebsiella aerogenes genome:
- the ascB gene encoding 6-phospho-beta-glucosidase: MKTFPQGFLWGGATAANQVEGAYLEDGKGLSTSDVQPQGVFGEVVERVTGDSGIKDVAIDFYHRYPQDIALFAEMGFNCLRVSIAWTRIFPNGDDAEPNEAGLAFYDKLFAEMAAHSITPLVTLSHYEMPWALVKNYGGWGSREVIGFFEHYARTVFNRYKNQVKLWLTFNEINMSLHAPMTGVGLPAGSSKGEVYQAIHHQLVASALAVKVCHELVPEGRIGNMLLGGLMYPLSCKPEDVFETLQQNRSWQFFGDVQCRGAYPGYMQRYFRENGITLTITDGDRAALKETVDFISFSYYMTGCVTADEELNQQARGNILSMVPNPHLASSEWGWQIDPLGLRTLLNVLWDRYQKPLFIVENGLGAKDKVEADGGINDDYRISYLNDHLVQAREAIDDGVELMGFTSWGPIDLVSASKAEMSKRYGFIYVDRDDSGQGTLARRKKKSFAWYQSVIASNGGSLQE, encoded by the coding sequence ATGAAAACATTCCCGCAAGGCTTTTTATGGGGCGGCGCGACCGCGGCAAACCAGGTGGAAGGCGCGTATCTGGAAGATGGCAAAGGGTTATCGACCTCTGATGTGCAGCCGCAGGGCGTCTTTGGCGAGGTCGTCGAGCGCGTGACCGGCGATAGCGGCATCAAAGATGTGGCTATCGATTTTTACCATCGCTATCCGCAGGATATTGCCCTGTTTGCCGAGATGGGTTTCAACTGCCTGCGGGTGTCGATTGCCTGGACGCGTATCTTCCCCAACGGCGATGACGCCGAACCAAACGAGGCCGGATTAGCGTTCTACGACAAATTATTTGCCGAGATGGCTGCGCATAGCATCACGCCGCTGGTTACGCTGTCGCACTATGAAATGCCGTGGGCGCTGGTGAAAAACTACGGCGGCTGGGGGAGTCGCGAAGTGATTGGCTTCTTTGAACACTACGCCCGCACCGTGTTTAATCGCTATAAAAATCAGGTCAAACTGTGGCTGACCTTTAACGAAATCAATATGTCTTTGCATGCGCCGATGACTGGCGTCGGCCTGCCGGCTGGCAGCAGTAAAGGCGAGGTTTATCAAGCTATTCACCACCAACTGGTGGCCAGCGCGCTGGCGGTCAAAGTCTGCCACGAACTGGTGCCGGAGGGGAGAATCGGCAATATGCTGCTCGGCGGGTTGATGTATCCGCTAAGCTGCAAACCGGAAGATGTGTTTGAAACTCTGCAGCAAAACCGCAGCTGGCAGTTCTTTGGCGACGTGCAGTGTCGTGGCGCCTATCCGGGCTATATGCAGCGCTATTTCCGCGAAAACGGCATTACGCTCACCATTACCGATGGCGACCGCGCAGCGCTGAAAGAGACCGTCGACTTTATCTCCTTTAGCTACTATATGACCGGCTGCGTGACCGCCGATGAAGAGCTGAACCAGCAGGCGCGTGGCAACATTCTCAGCATGGTTCCGAATCCGCACCTGGCAAGCTCGGAGTGGGGCTGGCAGATAGACCCGCTGGGCCTGCGCACGCTACTGAACGTGTTGTGGGATCGTTATCAGAAACCGCTGTTTATCGTTGAAAACGGCCTGGGGGCGAAGGATAAGGTAGAAGCCGATGGCGGCATCAACGATGACTATCGCATTAGCTACCTGAACGATCACCTGGTACAGGCGCGTGAAGCAATTGACGATGGCGTCGAGCTGATGGGCTTTACCAGTTGGGGGCCAATCGATCTGGTCAGCGCCTCTAAAGCCGAGATGTCCAAGCGCTATGGCTTTATCTACGTCGATCGCGACGATAGCGGGCAGGGAACCCTGGCGCGGCGGAAGAAGAAAAGCTTTGCCTGGTACCAGTCTGTTATTGCCAGCAACGGCGGCAGCCTGCAGGAATAA
- a CDS encoding class I SAM-dependent methyltransferase, with protein MSQNIYDDPGFFAGYATLDRSVKGLDGAPEWPSIQNMLPPLDDLRVIDLGCGYGWFCRWAQQQGAKQIIGFDLSSRMLARAREMTTGDAIDYRCADLQTLTLPAASCNLVYSSLALHYLPDIAPMFATLFQALTPGGMLVFSAEHPIYTAPPQQGWQVDDQGRKSWPVSHYQQEGERISNWFADGVIKQHRKLSSWINALITAGFVLEHLDEWGPTAQQIAEQPALDEEKERPMIFLLRARKPA; from the coding sequence ATGAGTCAGAATATTTACGATGATCCGGGATTTTTTGCCGGTTATGCCACCCTTGACCGTTCGGTAAAGGGGCTCGACGGCGCACCGGAATGGCCGTCAATTCAGAACATGCTACCCCCATTAGACGACCTGCGAGTGATTGATCTTGGCTGCGGCTACGGCTGGTTTTGTCGCTGGGCGCAGCAACAGGGGGCAAAACAGATAATCGGGTTCGATCTGTCCAGCCGTATGCTGGCGCGCGCGCGGGAAATGACCACCGGCGACGCCATTGATTATCGCTGCGCCGATCTACAAACCCTGACGCTGCCCGCCGCCAGTTGCAATCTGGTTTACAGTTCGCTGGCGCTGCATTATTTGCCGGACATCGCCCCGATGTTCGCCACCCTGTTTCAGGCGCTGACGCCCGGCGGCATGTTGGTATTTTCCGCCGAACACCCTATCTATACCGCACCGCCGCAGCAGGGCTGGCAGGTTGATGACCAGGGGCGAAAAAGCTGGCCGGTCAGCCACTATCAGCAGGAAGGAGAGCGCATCAGCAACTGGTTCGCTGACGGGGTAATCAAACAGCATCGCAAGCTCTCAAGCTGGATTAACGCGCTGATTACTGCTGGTTTTGTACTGGAGCATCTCGATGAATGGGGGCCGACGGCGCAACAAATTGCCGAACAACCCGCGCTGGATGAAGAGAAAGAACGCCCGATGATCTTTTTACTACGCGCGCGAAAACCGGCGTAA
- the mdtQ gene encoding multidrug resistance outer membrane protein MdtQ: MNLTLSKSVLAGLPLAIALTGCAPSHDIGGPLQQQTPASHVSMDLPAAVKNGWPHTDWWKDYHDAQLDNLIQRALANAPDMQIAEQRIKLAEAQARMSQANLGPEMDFSADIERQKMSSEGLMGPFATDTDGNTGPWYTNGTFGLTAGWDLDLWGKNRALVKARIGEVKAQVAEEAQTRELLASSVARLYWQWQTEAAVKTVLQQVKSEQNNIVSVDTALYQRGITNSAEGAENDINVSKTDQQLADVAGNMKEIEARLMALTNSQSQSLNLHTAALPAVSAQMPSELGYELLARRPDLQEAHWYIESSLSEIDAAKAAFYPDINLMAFLQQDALHLSDLFRHSAQQMGITAGLTLPIFDSGRLNANLDIASAQNGLSIAKYNKAVVDAVNQVAKTASQVETLMEKNQQQQQVEKDAQRVVNLAQARMNAGILPGSRVSMAKLPALQERIAALRLHGQWLDASIQLTSALGGGYHQTTK; the protein is encoded by the coding sequence ATGAACCTTACTTTGAGCAAAAGCGTGCTGGCAGGATTGCCTTTGGCCATCGCGCTGACAGGCTGCGCGCCATCGCACGACATCGGCGGCCCGCTGCAGCAGCAAACTCCGGCATCTCATGTATCGATGGATTTGCCTGCCGCCGTAAAAAACGGCTGGCCGCATACCGACTGGTGGAAAGATTACCATGATGCCCAACTGGATAACCTGATTCAACGCGCGTTAGCCAATGCGCCGGATATGCAGATTGCCGAGCAGCGCATCAAACTTGCCGAAGCGCAGGCGCGGATGTCGCAGGCTAACCTTGGCCCGGAGATGGATTTCTCCGCCGACATCGAACGGCAGAAGATGTCTTCTGAAGGTCTGATGGGGCCGTTCGCCACCGATACCGACGGCAATACTGGCCCGTGGTACACCAACGGTACCTTCGGCCTGACCGCCGGCTGGGATCTGGACCTGTGGGGTAAAAACCGTGCGTTGGTGAAAGCGCGTATCGGGGAAGTGAAAGCGCAGGTCGCCGAAGAGGCGCAAACCCGCGAACTCCTGGCCAGCAGCGTGGCGCGCCTGTACTGGCAGTGGCAGACTGAAGCGGCGGTGAAAACGGTGTTGCAGCAGGTCAAAAGCGAACAGAATAATATCGTTAGCGTTGACACTGCGCTGTATCAGCGCGGTATCACCAACTCCGCTGAAGGGGCGGAGAACGATATTAACGTCAGCAAAACCGATCAACAGCTGGCCGATGTGGCGGGCAACATGAAAGAGATTGAAGCGCGGCTAATGGCGTTAACCAACAGTCAGAGCCAGTCGCTTAATCTGCATACGGCGGCGCTGCCTGCGGTCAGCGCGCAGATGCCGAGCGAATTGGGCTATGAGCTGCTGGCCCGTCGCCCGGATCTGCAGGAAGCGCACTGGTATATCGAATCCTCGTTGAGTGAAATCGATGCGGCGAAAGCGGCGTTTTATCCGGATATCAACCTGATGGCTTTCCTGCAACAGGATGCGCTGCACTTAAGCGATCTGTTCCGCCATTCGGCGCAGCAAATGGGCATTACTGCCGGACTGACGCTGCCTATCTTTGATAGCGGCAGGCTGAACGCGAATCTCGATATCGCCAGCGCGCAGAATGGCCTGTCGATTGCGAAATACAACAAAGCGGTAGTCGATGCGGTGAACCAGGTGGCGAAAACCGCCAGCCAGGTTGAAACGCTGATGGAGAAAAACCAGCAGCAACAGCAAGTGGAAAAAGACGCGCAGCGGGTCGTGAATCTCGCTCAGGCGCGGATGAACGCCGGTATCTTGCCCGGCTCCCGCGTAAGTATGGCCAAGCTGCCAGCGCTGCAGGAACGGATCGCCGCGCTGCGTCTGCACGGCCAGTGGCTGGACGCCAGCATTCAGCTGACTTCGGCACTGGGCGGCGGTTATCACCAGACGACGAAGTAA
- a CDS encoding DedA family protein, producing the protein MDINNLISHYGYAALIIGSIAEGETVTILGGVAAHQGLLKFSLVVISVALGGMIGDQLLYLLGRQFGGKLLRRFSRQKARIRKAQRMIQRRPYLFVIGTRFMYGFRVIGPVLIGASRLPPKVFLPLNIFGALLWALIFTTLGYLGGEAIGPWLHHLDQHVKHLVWLILVVVLVVGVHWWLKHREAKRKDKDEEDERK; encoded by the coding sequence ATGGATATCAATAACCTGATTTCCCATTACGGCTATGCGGCGCTGATTATTGGCAGCATTGCGGAAGGTGAAACCGTCACTATTCTTGGCGGCGTGGCGGCGCATCAGGGTCTATTGAAGTTTTCTCTGGTGGTCATTTCAGTGGCTTTAGGCGGTATGATCGGCGATCAACTGCTCTATCTACTGGGGCGCCAGTTCGGTGGCAAGCTGTTACGCCGCTTCTCCCGCCAAAAGGCGCGGATCCGCAAAGCGCAGCGCATGATTCAACGCCGCCCTTATCTGTTTGTTATCGGCACCCGCTTTATGTACGGCTTCCGGGTTATCGGCCCGGTCTTAATTGGCGCCAGTCGCCTACCGCCGAAAGTGTTTCTGCCGCTGAATATTTTTGGTGCGTTGCTTTGGGCGCTGATCTTTACCACTCTCGGTTATCTCGGCGGCGAGGCGATAGGCCCGTGGCTGCATCATCTCGATCAACACGTCAAACACCTGGTTTGGCTGATCCTCGTGGTCGTGCTGGTGGTAGGCGTACATTGGTGGCTGAAGCACCGGGAAGCGAAAAGAAAAGACAAGGATGAAGAGGATGAGCGGAAATAG
- a CDS encoding Yip1 family protein, producing the protein MNHVWGLFSHPNQEMSVIKSENETISHHYTHHVLVMAAVPVICAFIGTTQLGWNFGDGTVIKLSLMTGLVLAVVFYAVMLAGVAVMGRVIWWMARNYPQQPSLKRCMVFAGYVATPLFLSGLVALYPLVWLCALIGTIALFYTGYLLYLGIPTFLSINKEEGLSFASSTLAIGVLVLEVLLAITVVLWGYGYRLF; encoded by the coding sequence ATGAACCATGTCTGGGGACTCTTCTCTCATCCTAACCAAGAGATGAGTGTGATCAAGAGTGAAAATGAGACCATTTCGCACCACTACACGCACCATGTGCTGGTCATGGCGGCGGTTCCGGTTATCTGCGCCTTTATCGGTACGACGCAGTTAGGCTGGAACTTCGGCGACGGCACGGTGATTAAACTGTCGTTGATGACCGGGTTGGTATTAGCGGTCGTGTTTTATGCCGTGATGCTGGCCGGGGTGGCGGTGATGGGACGGGTGATCTGGTGGATGGCGAGAAACTATCCGCAGCAGCCGTCGTTGAAACGCTGTATGGTTTTTGCCGGCTACGTTGCGACGCCGCTGTTTCTAAGCGGGCTTGTGGCGCTGTATCCGCTGGTATGGCTGTGCGCGCTGATCGGCACCATCGCGCTGTTCTATACCGGTTATCTGCTGTATCTGGGTATTCCGACCTTCCTGAGTATTAACAAGGAAGAGGGGCTCAGCTTCGCCAGCTCGACCCTGGCTATCGGGGTGCTGGTGCTGGAAGTACTGCTGGCCATCACCGTCGTGTTGTGGGGCTACGGCTACCGACTCTTCTAA
- the pbpG gene encoding D-alanyl-D-alanine endopeptidase: MMPKFRVSLLSLTLLLAVPFAPQAMAKTTATAAASQPDIASGSAMIVDLATKKTIYASQPDLVRPMASITKVMTAMVVLDAHLPLDEMLTVDISQTPEMKGIYSRVRLNSQISRRNMLLLALMSSENRAAASLAHHYPGGYNAFIRAMNAKAQALGMTHTRYVEPTGLSVHNVSTARDLSKLLIASEQYPLIGQLSTTKEDTATFAHPAYTLPFRNTNHLVYRDNWNIQLTKTGFTNAAGHCLIMRTVINQRPVALVVMDAFGKYTHFADASRLRTWIETGKVMPVPASALSYKKQREAQMAEAMLKGGAQTAQND; this comes from the coding sequence ATGATGCCGAAATTTCGAGTTTCTTTGCTCAGCCTGACGTTGCTGCTGGCTGTGCCTTTTGCGCCCCAGGCGATGGCAAAAACTACCGCGACGGCTGCCGCCTCGCAGCCGGACATCGCTTCCGGTAGCGCCATGATCGTCGATCTGGCCACCAAAAAAACCATTTACGCCAGCCAGCCGGATCTGGTGCGCCCGATGGCGTCGATCACCAAAGTGATGACCGCGATGGTGGTGCTGGATGCCCATCTGCCGCTGGATGAGATGCTAACCGTTGATATCAGCCAGACGCCGGAGATGAAAGGCATTTACTCCCGCGTGCGGCTTAACAGCCAAATCAGCCGCCGCAATATGCTGCTGCTGGCGCTGATGTCCTCGGAAAACCGCGCCGCCGCCAGCCTGGCGCACCACTATCCGGGCGGCTACAACGCGTTTATCCGCGCGATGAACGCCAAAGCGCAGGCGCTGGGGATGACCCATACCCGCTACGTGGAGCCGACGGGCCTGTCGGTGCATAACGTCTCTACTGCTCGCGATCTGAGCAAATTGCTGATCGCCAGCGAGCAGTATCCGCTGATCGGCCAGTTGAGCACCACGAAAGAAGATACCGCCACATTCGCGCATCCGGCCTATACGCTGCCGTTCCGCAATACCAATCACCTGGTGTATCGCGATAACTGGAATATTCAGCTGACCAAAACCGGCTTTACCAACGCCGCGGGCCACTGCCTGATTATGCGTACAGTGATTAATCAACGCCCGGTGGCGTTAGTGGTGATGGATGCGTTCGGCAAATATACCCACTTCGCCGACGCCAGCCGTTTGCGGACCTGGATTGAAACCGGGAAGGTGATGCCGGTTCCGGCCTCGGCGCTGAGCTATAAAAAGCAGCGTGAAGCGCAGATGGCGGAAGCGATGCTGAAAGGCGGCGCGCAGACCGCGCAAAACGATTAA
- a CDS encoding GNAT family N-acetyltransferase, with translation MSAKDKLQDADLEIREALPDDAHAIAALYVWHVLNGRASFEEIPPTVDEMRKRIKTVRDNGLPWLVALWRGTIVGYCYATFYRPRPAYRYTLEESIYVESGMGGRGIGSALLTRLIAQCEQGPWRQMLAIIGDGHNNARSIAIHEKFGFTVTGQLRSVGYKMGDWRDTLIMQRQLGDGDWTLPE, from the coding sequence ATGTCCGCCAAGGATAAGTTACAAGACGCCGACTTAGAGATCCGCGAAGCGCTGCCCGATGACGCGCACGCGATTGCCGCGCTGTACGTTTGGCACGTGCTTAACGGCCGCGCCTCTTTTGAAGAGATCCCGCCCACCGTCGACGAAATGCGCAAGCGAATTAAAACCGTGCGTGATAACGGGCTTCCCTGGCTGGTCGCGCTGTGGCGCGGCACCATCGTCGGCTACTGCTATGCGACGTTCTATCGCCCTCGCCCGGCCTATCGCTACACCCTGGAAGAGTCGATTTACGTTGAATCCGGCATGGGCGGGCGCGGCATCGGCAGCGCGCTGCTGACGCGCCTGATTGCGCAATGTGAACAGGGACCATGGCGACAGATGCTGGCGATTATCGGCGATGGCCATAACAATGCCCGCTCGATTGCCATTCATGAGAAGTTCGGATTTACCGTCACCGGACAACTGCGCAGCGTCGGCTATAAGATGGGAGACTGGCGCGATACCTTGATTATGCAGCGCCAACTCGGCGACGGCGACTGGACGCTGCCGGAGTAA
- the dld gene encoding D-lactate dehydrogenase — MSSAITTNNHPFLAELARLVGSSHLLTDPAKTQRYRKGFRSGHGDALAVVFPGTLLELWRVLSACVQADKIILMQAANTGLTEGSTPSGNDYDREIVIISTLRLDKLHLLDKGEQVLAYPGTTLYSLEKALKPLGREPHSVIGSSCIGASVIGGICNNSGGSLVQRGPAYTEMSLFAQIDADGKLKLVNHLGIDLGSTPEQILSRLDDDRIKDEDVQHDGRHAHDYDYVTRVRDVDADTPARYNADPDRLFESSGCAGKLAVFAVRLDTFPAEKRQQVFYIGTNQPEVLTEIRRHILAEFNHLPVAGEYMHRDIYDIAEQYGKDTFLMIDKLGTDKMPFFFTMKGRTDAMLEKVSLFKPHFTDRFMQKLGHAFPAHLPARMKTWRDKYEHHLLLKMAGDGIEEAQSWLKEYFQQAEGDFFVCTAEEGSKAFLHRFAAAGAAIRYQAVHADEVEDILALDIALRRNDTEWFEHLPAEIDSQLVYKLYYGHFMCHVFHQDYIVKKGVDAHELKEKMLELLQARGAQYPAEHNVGHLYEAADSLKRFYRQNDPTNSMNPGIGKTSKQKYWGEPQNPIEPQ, encoded by the coding sequence ATGTCATCGGCAATAACAACAAATAACCATCCCTTTCTGGCGGAACTGGCGCGACTGGTTGGCTCCTCACATCTCTTGACCGATCCAGCGAAAACGCAGCGCTACCGTAAAGGGTTCCGCTCCGGCCACGGTGACGCGCTGGCGGTGGTCTTCCCGGGCACCCTGCTCGAATTGTGGCGCGTGCTGAGCGCCTGCGTGCAGGCAGACAAAATTATTCTCATGCAGGCGGCGAATACCGGCCTGACCGAAGGTTCTACCCCGAGCGGCAACGATTATGACCGCGAGATCGTCATTATCAGTACCCTGCGTCTGGACAAACTGCACTTGCTGGATAAAGGCGAGCAGGTGCTGGCCTATCCGGGGACGACCCTCTATTCGCTGGAAAAAGCGCTTAAGCCGCTGGGTCGCGAGCCGCACTCGGTGATTGGCTCTTCCTGCATCGGCGCCTCAGTGATTGGCGGCATCTGCAACAACTCCGGCGGTTCACTGGTGCAGCGCGGCCCGGCGTATACCGAGATGTCGCTATTTGCGCAAATTGACGCCGACGGCAAACTGAAGTTGGTTAACCATCTGGGGATCGATTTGGGTTCAACGCCAGAGCAAATCTTAAGTCGTCTCGATGATGACCGCATCAAAGACGAAGATGTACAGCACGATGGCCGCCACGCTCACGACTACGATTACGTGACCCGCGTGCGCGACGTCGACGCCGACACCCCGGCGCGCTATAACGCCGACCCGGACCGCCTGTTCGAATCTTCCGGCTGCGCTGGCAAACTGGCGGTCTTCGCCGTGCGCCTCGATACCTTCCCGGCAGAAAAACGCCAGCAGGTGTTCTATATCGGCACTAACCAGCCGGAGGTGCTGACCGAAATTCGCCGCCATATTCTCGCCGAATTCAATCATCTGCCAGTGGCCGGTGAATACATGCACCGCGATATTTACGATATCGCCGAGCAGTATGGCAAAGATACCTTCCTGATGATTGATAAGCTCGGCACGGACAAAATGCCGTTCTTCTTCACCATGAAAGGGCGCACCGATGCGATGCTGGAAAAAGTATCGCTATTTAAACCGCACTTCACCGATCGCTTTATGCAGAAACTGGGTCATGCCTTCCCGGCGCACTTACCGGCGCGGATGAAAACCTGGCGCGATAAATACGAGCACCATCTCCTGCTGAAAATGGCCGGCGACGGCATTGAAGAAGCGCAAAGCTGGCTGAAAGAGTACTTCCAGCAGGCCGAAGGCGATTTCTTCGTCTGTACCGCAGAGGAAGGCAGCAAGGCATTCCTGCATCGCTTCGCCGCCGCTGGCGCGGCGATCCGCTATCAGGCGGTGCATGCCGATGAAGTAGAGGATATTCTGGCGCTGGATATCGCTCTGCGCCGCAACGATACCGAATGGTTCGAGCATCTACCGGCCGAGATCGACAGCCAACTGGTCTATAAGCTCTACTACGGCCACTTTATGTGCCACGTCTTCCATCAGGACTACATCGTGAAGAAAGGCGTCGACGCCCACGAACTGAAAGAGAAAATGCTGGAACTGCTGCAGGCGCGCGGCGCGCAGTACCCGGCGGAACACAACGTCGGCCACCTGTATGAAGCGGCGGATAGCCTGAAACGTTTCTATCGCCAGAACGATCCCACCAACAGCATGAACCCGGGTATTGGCAAAACCAGCAAACAAAAATACTGGGGCGAGCCGCAGAACCCGATTGAACCACAATAA
- the bglX gene encoding beta-glucosidase BglX, with product MKWLCTVSVAVSLALQPALADELFGNHPLTPQARDAFVSELLKKMTVDEKIGQLRLISVGPDNPKEAIRDMIKDGQVGAIFNTVTRPDIRAMQDQVMQLSRLKIPLFFAYDVLHGQRTVFPISLGLASSFNLDAVKTVGRISAYEAADDGLNMTWAPMVDVSRDPRWGRASEGFGEDTWLTTEMGKAMVESMQGKSPADRYSVMTSVKHFAAYGAVEGGKEYNTVDMSPQRLFNDYMPPYKAGLDAGSGAVMVALNSLNGTPATSDAWLLKDVLRDQWGFKGITVSDHGAIKELIKHGVAADPEDAVRVALKSGINMSMSDEYYSKYLPGLVKSGKVTMAELDDATRHVLNVKYDMGLFNDPYSHLGPKDSDPQDTNAESRLHRKEAREVAQESLVLLKNRLDTLPLKKSGTIAVVGALADSKRDMMGSWSAAGVADQSVTVLSGIKEALGDKGKVIYAKGANVTNDKGIVDFLNLYEKAVQVDPRSPQAMIDEAVAAAKQSDVVVAVVGEAQGMAHEASSRTDITLPQSQRDLISALKATGKPLVLVLMNGRPLALVKEDQQADALLETWFAGTEGGHAIADVLFGDVNPSGKLPMSFPRSVGQIPTYYSHLNTGRPYNPEKPNKYTSRYFDEANGPLYPFGYGLSYTTFSVSDVKMSAPTMPRDGSVTASVQVTNTGKREGETVIQLYLQDVTASMSRPVKMLRGFKKVNLKPGETQTVSFPIDVDALKFWNQQMKYVAEPGKFNVFIGVDSARVKQSEFELL from the coding sequence ATGAAATGGTTGTGTACTGTAAGCGTCGCCGTGAGTCTGGCGCTACAACCGGCGCTGGCCGATGAGCTGTTTGGCAATCATCCCCTGACGCCGCAGGCGCGGGATGCGTTTGTCAGTGAACTGCTGAAAAAAATGACGGTGGATGAAAAAATCGGCCAGTTGCGCTTAATCAGCGTCGGCCCGGATAATCCGAAAGAGGCGATCCGCGACATGATTAAAGACGGCCAGGTCGGGGCGATTTTTAATACCGTCACCCGCCCGGATATCCGCGCGATGCAGGATCAAGTGATGCAGTTAAGCCGCCTGAAGATCCCGCTGTTCTTCGCCTACGACGTGCTGCACGGACAGCGCACCGTCTTCCCGATTAGCCTTGGCCTGGCGTCCTCCTTTAACCTCGACGCGGTCAAAACCGTCGGGCGCATTTCGGCATATGAAGCGGCCGACGATGGCCTGAATATGACCTGGGCGCCGATGGTCGATGTGTCCCGCGATCCGCGCTGGGGCCGCGCCTCCGAAGGTTTTGGCGAAGATACCTGGCTGACCACCGAGATGGGTAAAGCGATGGTGGAATCGATGCAGGGCAAGAGCCCGGCAGACCGCTATTCGGTGATGACCAGCGTCAAACACTTCGCCGCCTACGGTGCGGTGGAGGGCGGGAAAGAGTACAACACCGTCGACATGAGCCCGCAGCGCCTGTTCAACGACTACATGCCGCCCTATAAAGCCGGGCTTGATGCCGGTAGCGGCGCGGTGATGGTGGCGCTGAATTCGCTTAACGGCACGCCGGCGACGTCCGACGCATGGCTGCTGAAAGACGTGCTGCGCGATCAGTGGGGCTTTAAAGGCATCACTGTTTCCGACCATGGCGCGATCAAAGAACTGATTAAACACGGCGTTGCTGCCGACCCGGAAGACGCCGTGCGCGTGGCGCTGAAATCCGGCATCAACATGAGCATGAGCGATGAGTACTACAGCAAGTATCTGCCGGGGCTGGTGAAATCCGGCAAGGTGACGATGGCCGAGTTGGATGACGCCACCCGCCATGTGCTTAACGTGAAGTACGACATGGGGTTGTTTAACGACCCGTACAGTCATCTGGGGCCAAAAGATTCCGATCCGCAGGACACCAACGCCGAAAGCCGCCTGCATCGTAAAGAGGCGCGCGAAGTGGCGCAGGAAAGTCTGGTGCTGTTGAAAAATCGTCTCGATACGCTGCCGTTGAAAAAGTCCGGCACGATCGCGGTGGTGGGCGCGCTGGCTGACAGCAAGCGCGACATGATGGGCAGTTGGTCGGCGGCGGGTGTGGCCGACCAGTCGGTCACCGTGCTGAGCGGTATCAAAGAGGCGCTGGGCGATAAAGGTAAAGTGATTTACGCTAAAGGCGCGAACGTCACCAACGATAAAGGCATTGTCGACTTCCTTAACCTGTATGAGAAAGCGGTACAGGTGGACCCGCGTTCGCCGCAGGCGATGATCGACGAAGCCGTGGCGGCCGCCAAACAGTCTGATGTGGTGGTTGCCGTGGTGGGCGAGGCGCAGGGGATGGCGCATGAGGCCTCCAGCCGTACCGACATTACGCTGCCGCAAAGCCAGCGTGACCTGATTAGCGCGCTGAAAGCGACCGGTAAACCGCTGGTGCTGGTGCTGATGAATGGTCGCCCGCTGGCGTTGGTAAAAGAGGATCAGCAGGCGGATGCGCTGCTGGAGACCTGGTTTGCCGGTACCGAAGGCGGCCACGCGATTGCCGATGTGCTGTTTGGCGATGTCAATCCGTCCGGTAAGCTGCCGATGTCCTTCCCACGCTCGGTGGGGCAGATTCCGACCTACTACAGCCACCTGAATACCGGTCGCCCGTATAATCCGGAAAAACCGAATAAATACACTTCGCGTTATTTCGATGAAGCGAACGGCCCGCTATATCCGTTTGGCTATGGTCTGAGCTACACCACCTTTAGCGTTTCCGACGTCAAAATGTCGGCGCCGACGATGCCGCGCGACGGCAGCGTGACCGCCAGCGTGCAGGTGACGAATACCGGCAAACGCGAGGGGGAGACGGTGATCCAGCTGTATCTGCAGGATGTTACCGCCTCAATGAGTCGCCCGGTGAAAATGCTGCGCGGCTTCAAGAAAGTGAACCTCAAACCGGGTGAGACGCAAACCGTCAGCTTCCCGATTGATGTTGATGCGCTGAAGTTCTGGAACCAGCAGATGAAGTACGTCGCCGAACCGGGCAAATTCAACGTCTTTATTGGCGTTGATTCCGCCCGCGTTAAGCAGAGCGAGTTTGAACTGCTGTAA